The Medicago truncatula cultivar Jemalong A17 chromosome 4, MtrunA17r5.0-ANR, whole genome shotgun sequence genome includes a region encoding these proteins:
- the LOC11417203 gene encoding disease resistance protein RML1A, translated as MTNLLFLDFHGGNYQECLDLFPRGIQSFPTDLRYISWMSYPLKSLPKKFSAENLVIFDLSFSQVEKLWYGVKDLVNLQEFRLFDSRSLKELPDLSKATNLKVLNITQAPLLKNVDPSVLSLDNLVELDLTCCDNNLSFLFYHQLKKFKKLRTFSEIAYNKFPGQDLTKSWINELPLSFGSQSTLETLIFKGCRIERIPPSIKNRTRLRYINLTFCIKLRTIPELPSSLETLLAECESLKTVWFPLTASEQFKENKKRVLLWNCLNLDKRSLINIELNIQINIMKFAYQHLSTLEHNYVESNVDYKQTFGSYQAFYVYPGSTVPEWLAYKTTQDDMIVDLFPNHLPPLLGFVFCFILAEDYQHCEQIEFNISTIDDKDDDEKDGVSIYMNRTPLGIASDHVCMIHDQRCSRYLTRVAKNHTRFKIKVTARTDTNVKLRERPELMHGCGISNIQGRRKSAAQGDFRNKAMKLRSLNFLYMKLNGN; from the exons ATGACCAACCTGCTATTTTTGGATTTTCATGGTGGAAACTATCAAGAATGTTTGGATCTTTTTCCTCGAGGGATTCAATCTTTTCCAACTGATCTAAGATATATTTCTTGGATGAGTTACCCTCTAAAATCATTGCCAAAGAAGTTTTCTGCGGAGAATCTTGTTATATTTGACTTGTCATTTAGCCAAGTAGAAAAGCTTTGGTATGGAGTGAAG GATCTAGTTAATTTACAAGAATTTAGACTCTTTGATTCACGATCCTTGAAGGAGTTGCCAGACCtttcaaaagctacaaatcTTAAAGTATTGAATATCACACAAGCTCCATTGTTGAAAAACGTCGATCCATCTGTTTTATCTCTTGACAATCTTGTCGAATTGGATCTAACTTGCTGTGATAATAATTTAAGCTTCCTCTTTTATCACCAACTGAAGAAATTCAAAAAACTAAGGACATTCTCAGAGATAGCATATAATAAATTTCCAGGACAAGATCTAACTAAGAGTTGGATCAATGAACTGCCATTATCTTTTGGATCTCAAAGCACGCTAGAAACCCTGATTTTCAAAGGCTGTAGAATTGAGAGGATACCTCCAAGCATAAAAAATCGTACTAGACTAAGATATATAAACCTGACTTTTTGCATCAAGCTTCGGACTATACCAGAGCTTCCATCATCACTTGAAACTCTATTGGCTGAATGTGAATCACTGAAGACTGTATGGTTCCCTTTAACAGCTTCTGAACAGTTCAAGGAAAACAAGAAAAGGGTTCTGTTATGGAATTGTTTGAACCTGGATAAACGTTCTCttataaatattgagttgaatATTCAAATCAATATAATGAAGTTTGCATATCAACATTTATCGACACTGGAACATAACTATGTTGAAAGTAATGTTGATTACAAACAAACGTTTGGTTCTTATCAAGCATTTTATGTGTATCCAGGAAGTACCGTTCCTGAGTGGTTGGCGTACAAAACAACAcaggatgatatgattgttgaTCTCTTTCCAAATCATCTCCCCCCTTTGTTGGGCTTTGTTTTTTGCTTCATCCTTGCTGAGGATTACCAACATTGTGAACAAATTGAGTTCAACATCAGTACAATTGATGACAAGGATGATGATGAAAAGGATGGTGTCAGTATTTACATGAATAGGACACCTCTCGGTATTGCATCAGATCATGTGTGCATGATACACGACCAACGATGTTCTCGGTACCTAACTAGAGTAGCAAAGAATCATACAAGGTTTAAAATCAAGGTTACAGCAAGGACAGATACGAATGTAAAGCTTAGAGAAAGACCAGAG TTGATGCATGGTTGTGGCATTTCCAATATTCAAGGCAGGCGAAAAAGTGCAGCACAAGGGGATTTTAGAAATAAAGCTATGAAACTCAGATCActgaattttctttatatgaAACTGAATGGAAATTAA
- the LOC11417876 gene encoding disease resistance protein RPV1: MMHGFVLRRYVTATVDSILKIGRFSCRNSLLNCETLYSKKTCLWPYISSQFSSISIIATTKYDVFVSFRGKDIRGDFLSHLIEALRRKKIKAFVDDELKRGDEILQSLVRGIEGSLISLIIFSQDYASSRWCLEELVTILQCREKYGQIVVPIFYGIDPADVRYQMKSYENAFVEHQRVYSSTKVQIWRHALNKSANLSGIKSSDFRNDVQLLKEIIKCVSMNLNNKHLISSKGLIGIGKQIAHLISLLSLDSQDVRIVGIWGMGGIGKTTLAEEVFHQLQTEYEGCCFLENIREESAKHGMLFLKEKLFSALLDEDVKVDTANRLPHYVKTRISRMKALIVLDDVNDFDQMEILAGDHDLFGFGSRVIITTRDKQMLSQDVDDIYEVGALDFDKSLELFNLNAFKVKELEIEYYELTKRVVNYAKGIPLVLKVLAHLLRGKDKLVWESQLDKLKKMPSKKVQDVTRLSYDDLDRKEKKIFSDLACFFNGSNLKVDYIKFLLKDSESDNSVASGLERLKDKGLISFSKDNVISMHDIIQEMGREIVRQESNGDPGSCSRLWDDDVYEVLKNDTGTEAIRSIWMQLPTLRKLKLSPSTFANMRNLQFLYVPSTCDQDGFDLLPQGLHSLPPELRYLSWMHYPLKSLPDEFSAEKLVILDLSYSRVEKLWHGVQNLLNLKEVKLFFSRYLKELPDFSKALNLEVLDIHFCSQLTSVHPSILSLEKLEKLDLSHCTSLTELTSDTHTSSLRYLNLKFCKNIRKFSVTSVNMTELDLRYTQVNTLPASFGCQSKLEILHLGNCSIENFPSCFKNLIKLQYLEVRYCQKLQNLPVLPPSLEILLAQECTALKTVLFPSIAEQFKENRKRVVFANCLKLDEHSLANIVFNAQINITKFAYQHVSASRDEFHNKFNNYNEDDSHQALYVYPGSCVPDWFEYKTTTDYVAIDLPSSTSHSRFLGYIFCFVLGGNRLIVDMLKFNITLCVEGQGKEEDYFELYISRPSSIIVSDHVFMIYDQQCSCYLNSKAKDITRFKIKVTTRLSSMHPRSYSDICMVLKGFGVNIIDTSADHNFIQMMGLPDSTRNISSGIEM; the protein is encoded by the exons ATGATGCATGGTTTTGTGTTGCGGCGGTATGTAACTGCAACGGTTGATTCCATTCTGAAGATTGGAAGATTTTCTTGTAGGAATTCTCTTCTAAATTGTGAAACACTATATTCAA agaaaacatgctTGTGGCCTTATATAAGTTCacaattttcttcaatttcaatAATTGCAACAACAAAATATGATGTTTTCGTTAGCTTTCGTGGAAAAGACATCCGCGGGGATTTTCTTAGCCATTTGATTGAGGCTTTACGtcgaaagaaaataaaagcctTTGTTGATGATGAGCTTAAGAGGGGAGATGAAATACTACAATCACTTGTCAGAGGAATTGAAGGATCATTAATTTCCTTGATCATATTCTCACAAGACTATGCTTCTTCACGCTGGTGTTTGGAAGAACTTGTCACAATACTTCAATGCAGAGAGAAATATGGACAAATTGTTGTACCTATTTTTTATGGGATAGATCCTGCAGATGTAAGATATCAAATGAAGAGTTATGAAAATGCATTTGTTGAACATCAAAGAGTGTATAGCTCCACCAAGGTGCAAATTTGGAGACATGCTTTGAACAAATCTGCTAATTTATCTGGAATTAAGTCATCAGATTTTCG GAATGATGTCCAACTTCTTAAAGAAATCATCAAATGTGTGTCGATGAATTTGAACAATAAGCACCTAATTAGCTCAAAAGGACTCATTGGAATTGGCAAACAAATTGCACATCTAATATCATTGTTAAGCCTAGACTCACAAGATGTCCGTATTGTTGGGATTTGGGGCATGGGCGGTATTGGCAAAACAACCCTTGCAGAAGAAGTATTTCACCAGCTTCAAACTGAGTATGAAGGCTGTTGTTTTCTAGAAAACATAAGGGAAGAATCAGCAAAACATGGAATgcttttcttaaaagaaaaacttttttCTGCCCTTTTAGATGAAGATGTAAAAGTTGACACTGCAAATAGATTGCCTCATTATGTTAAAACAAGGATTTCTCGTATGAAAGCCCTTATTGTTTTAGATGATGTGAATGATTTTGATCAGATGGAAATCTTAGCTGGAGATCATGATTTGTTTGGATTTGGTAGTAGAGTCATTATAACAACAAGAGATAAGCAAATGCTTTCTCAAGATGTTGATGATATATATGAGGTAGGTGCATTAGACTTTGATAAATCACTTGAGCTTTTCAATTTGAATGCTTTCAAAGTTAAGGAACTTGAAATTGAGTACTATGAGCTAACAAAGAGGGTGGTCAATTATGCCAAAGGCATTCCATTAGTTCTTAAAGTTTTGGCTCATCTTCTTCGCGGAAAAGATAAGCTAGTATGGGAAAGTCAACTAGACAAGCTTAAAAAAATGCCAAGTAAAAAAGTTCAAGATGTAACGAGATTGAGTTATGATGATCTGGATCGCAAAGAGAAAAAGATTTTTTCAGATCTTGCATGTTTTTTCAATGGATCAAATTTGAAAGTGGACTACATAAAATTTTTGTTGAAAGATTCTGAAAGTGATAATTCAGTAGCCAGTGGGTTAGAAAGGTTGAAAGATAAAGGtcttatatctttttctaaagATAATGTTATATCCATGCATGACATTATACAAGAAATGGGTAGGGAAATTGTTCGCCAAGAATCAAATGGAGACCCTGGAAGCTGTAGTCGGTTATGGGATGATGACGTTTATgaagtattaaaaaatgatacG GGGACTGAAGCAATTAGAAGCATATGGATGCAACTGCCAACACTTAGGAAACTGAAGTTAAGCCCTTCCACATTTGCTAATATGAGAAATCTACAATTTCTATATGTCCCTAGTACATGCGATCAAGATGGTTTTGATCTTCTTCCTCAAGGACTCCATTCTTTGCCACCTGAACTAAGATACCTCAGTTGGATGCATTACCCTTTGAAATCGTTGCCTGATGAATTTTCAGCTGAGAAACTCGTTATATTGGACTTGTCATATAGTCGAGTTGAAAAGCTCTGGCATGGAGTGCAG AACCTTCTGAATCTGAAAGAAGTTAAACTCTTTTTCTCAAGGTACCTGAAGGAGCTTCCGGACTTTTCAAAAGCATTGAATCTAGAAGTGCTGGACATCCATTTTTGTAGTCAGTTGACTAGTGTGCATCCATCTATTTTGTCTCTTGAAAAGCTTGAGAAATTGGATCTCAGTCATTGCACTTCCCTTACTGAACTAACAAGTGATACACATACAAGCTCCCTAAGATATCTCAACcttaaattttgcaaaaatataagaaaattctCTGTGACATCAGTGAATATGACAGAGCTGGATTTACGATACACTCAAGTGAATACATTGCCTGCATCATTTGGATGTCAAAGCAAGCTTGAAATCCTACATTTAGGAAATTGTTCCATTGAAAATTTTCCTTCATGTTTTAAGAATCTAATAAAACTACAATATCTAGAGGTAAGATATTGTCAGAAACTGCAAAATCTACCAGTGCTTCCTCCATCTCTTGAAATTCTACTCGCGCAAGAGTGCACAGCACTGAAGACTGTGTTGTTCCCTTCAATTGCTGAACAATTCAAGGAGAACAGGAAAAGGGTTGTGTTTGCGAATTGCTTGAAATTGGACGAGCATTCACTCGCAAATATTGTGTTTAATGCTCAAATAAACATTACCAAATTTGCATACCAACATGTATCAGCTTCTAGAGATGAATTTCACAATAAGTTCAACAATTATAACGAAGATGATTCTCATCAAGCACTTTATGTGTATCCAGGGAGCTGTGTTCCAGATTGGTTTGAATATAAGACAACAACGGATTATGTAGCCATTGATCTACCTTCTTCTACATCGCATTCCCGTTTCCTCGGCTACATTTTCTGTTTTGTACTTGGTGGGAACCGGTTAATTGTTGACATGTTGAAATTTAACATCACTCTTTGTGTTGAGGGCCAAGGTAAAGAGGAGGACTATTTTGAACTCTACATATCTAGGCCATCTTCCATTATTGTGTCTGATCATGTTTTTATGATCTATGACCAACAATGCTCTTGCTACCTAAATAGCAAAGCCAAAGATATTACAAGGTTTAAAATCAAGGTAACAACACGTTTATCATCCATGCACCCTCGAAGTTATTCAGATATATGCATGGTGCTAAAAGGGTTTGGTGTTAACATAATAGATACCTCAGCAGATCATAATTTCATTCAGATGATGGGATTGCCTGATTCTACTCGAAATATTTCAAGCGGAATTGAGATGTGA
- the LOC112416104 gene encoding disease resistance protein RUN1: MGSIGKTTIAGEIFNQNCSEYEGCCFLEKVSEQLGRHGRTFLKEKLFSTLLAEDVKIRSPNGLSNYTVRRIGRMKVLIVLDDVKEEGQLEMLFRTLDWFRSDSRIILTTRDKQVLIANEVEDDDLYQVGVLDSSEALELFNLNAFKQSHLEMEYYDLSKKVVDYAKGIPLVLEVLAHLLRGKDKEEWESQLDKLKRLPNKKIQDVMRLSYDDLDRLEQKYFLDIACFFNGLRLKVDCMKLLLKDFESDNAVAIGLERLKDKALITISEDNVISMHDILQEMGREVVR, translated from the coding sequence ATGGGAAGTATTGGCAAGACAACTATTGCAGGAGaaatttttaaccaaaattgCTCTGAATATGAaggttgttgttttttggaaaaGGTAAGCGAGCAATTAGGAAGACATGGAAgaacatttttgaaagaaaaactttTTTCTACACTATTAGCAGAAGATGTGAAAATCCGTTCGCCAAATGGGTTGTCTAATTATACTGTGAGAAGGATTGGTCGTATGAAGGTTCTTATTGTTCTTGATGATGTTAAGGAAGAAGGTCAGCTAGAGATGTTATTTAGAACTCTTGATTGGTTTCGATCCGATAGTAGAATAATTTTAACAACTAGAGATAAGCAAGTACTTATTGCTAatgaagttgaagatgatgatctATATCAGGTTGGGGTATTGGATTCTAGTGAAGCACTTGAGCTTTTCAATTTGAATGCCTTTAAACAAAGTCATCTTGAAATGGAGTACTATGATCTATCAAAGAAAGTGGTCGATTATGCCAAAGGAATTCCATTAGTTCTTGAAGTTTTGGCTCATCTACTTCGTGGAAAAGACAAGGAAGAATGGGAAAGTCAGCTGGACAAACTTAAAAGACTGCcgaataaaaaaattcaagatgTAATGAGGCTCAGTTATGATGATCTTGATCGTTTAGAGCAAAAGTATTTTTTAGATATTGCATGTTTCTTCAACGGGTTGAGGTTGAAAGTGGATTGCATGAAACTTTTATTGAAAGATTTTGAAAGTGATAATGCAGTGGCTATTGGGTTAGAAAGGTTAAAAGATAAAGCTCTTATAACAATTTCTGAAGATAATGTAATATCTATGCATGACATTCTACAAGAAATGGGTCGGGAGGTTGTTCGTTAA